A single Magnetococcales bacterium DNA region contains:
- the ccoS gene encoding cbb3-type cytochrome oxidase assembly protein CcoS, with translation MDVIYFLLPLALLLGLIDLALLAWSVKSGQLDDLEGPAHRILFDDDEEPLQHPPSATSAPDTPPAPKPDSASDENSPPPPPPAP, from the coding sequence ATGGATGTCATCTATTTCCTGCTCCCCCTGGCCCTGCTTCTGGGACTCATCGATCTGGCCCTGCTGGCCTGGTCCGTCAAATCGGGCCAGCTCGACGACTTGGAAGGCCCGGCGCATCGCATCCTCTTCGACGATGACGAGGAGCCCCTTCAACACCCGCCCTCCGCTACTTCCGCTCCAGACACTCCACCAGCCCCGAAGCCAGATTCCGCATCAGACGAAAATAGCCCTCCTCCCCCTCCGCCTGCTCCGTAA
- a CDS encoding zinc ABC transporter substrate-binding protein — protein sequence MLLWPVITGVEAAPKVETSIRPLHALVSGVMAGVGEPGVLVRGAASLHTYSLRPSEARRIAEAEVIFWVGEELELFLRKPLRHAVRARVVALGEVEGLNRLTYRQGQEWEEGEAAEEHDGEGDDHHHHHDGYDGHIWLDPENGKILVATMGKILSEIDPENAARYGENVTRMHARLDALREELQARLAPVRERPFVVFHDAYHYFEKRFGLKAVGRVALDPERKPGAKHLKALRERLEGAGAVCLFAEPQFEPRMVETLIRGTRVAKGILDPEGVTEQAEGEEGYFRLMRNLASGLVECLERK from the coding sequence TTGTTGCTATGGCCAGTGATCACGGGGGTGGAAGCGGCCCCGAAAGTGGAGACCAGTATCCGCCCGTTGCACGCACTGGTTTCCGGAGTGATGGCGGGAGTTGGGGAGCCGGGGGTGCTGGTGAGGGGTGCGGCATCTCTGCACACTTACAGCCTGAGGCCTTCGGAAGCCCGGCGGATTGCGGAGGCCGAGGTGATCTTCTGGGTGGGGGAGGAGTTGGAGTTGTTCCTGCGCAAGCCGTTGCGGCATGCCGTTCGGGCGAGGGTGGTGGCGCTTGGGGAGGTGGAGGGGTTGAACCGGTTGACCTACCGGCAGGGACAGGAGTGGGAGGAGGGTGAAGCGGCGGAGGAACACGACGGGGAGGGGGATGACCACCACCATCACCACGATGGCTATGACGGCCATATATGGCTCGATCCGGAAAATGGCAAGATCCTGGTGGCAACCATGGGCAAAATATTATCGGAGATCGATCCCGAAAACGCTGCCCGCTACGGGGAGAACGTGACGCGGATGCACGCCAGACTCGATGCCCTGCGGGAGGAGTTGCAGGCCCGGTTGGCCCCGGTCAGGGAGCGGCCCTTCGTGGTGTTCCACGACGCCTATCACTACTTCGAAAAGCGTTTCGGCCTGAAGGCGGTGGGGCGTGTGGCCCTGGACCCGGAGCGCAAACCCGGCGCAAAGCATCTGAAGGCCTTGCGGGAGCGGCTGGAAGGGGCGGGGGCGGTCTGCCTGTTTGCCGAACCCCAGTTTGAGCCCCGCATGGTGGAGACCCTGATCCGGGGCACCCGTGTGGCCAAGGGGATTCTGGACCCGGAGGGGGTTACGGAGCAGGCGGAGGGGGAGGAGGGCTATTTTCGTCTGATGCGGAATCTGGCTTCGGGGCTGGTGGAGTGTCTGGAGCGGAAGTAG
- a CDS encoding phosphoribosylglycinamide formyltransferase yields MNETDLRIGVVVSGSGSNLQALIDRCEDGFIPGRVVLVISNVADVLALTRAERHGIPHTVISHRDHPSREAFESAMIRKLDKAGVDLVCLAGFLRVLTPLFVRHYRGRLLNIHPALLPAFPGLHVQQQALDAGVRFSGATVHFVDEGVDSGPIVVQAVVPILDGDDADTLSGRILQQEHRIYPLAVRLFAQKRLDVRGRRVFIRPDPQEPTSPPSPLINPPLPGPHS; encoded by the coding sequence ATGAACGAAACCGATCTGCGCATCGGGGTGGTGGTTTCCGGCTCCGGGTCCAACCTGCAGGCCTTGATCGACCGTTGCGAAGACGGCTTCATTCCGGGTCGTGTGGTTCTGGTGATCAGCAACGTGGCCGATGTCCTGGCCCTGACCCGGGCCGAACGCCACGGCATCCCCCACACCGTGATCTCCCATCGGGACCACCCCAGCCGGGAGGCCTTTGAATCGGCCATGATCCGGAAACTGGACAAAGCCGGCGTGGATCTGGTTTGCCTGGCCGGTTTCCTGCGGGTGTTGACCCCTCTTTTCGTGCGACATTACCGGGGTCGGCTGTTGAACATCCATCCCGCCCTGCTGCCCGCCTTCCCCGGCCTGCATGTGCAGCAACAAGCCCTGGATGCGGGCGTGCGCTTCTCGGGAGCCACGGTGCATTTCGTCGATGAAGGGGTCGATTCCGGTCCCATCGTGGTCCAGGCGGTAGTGCCCATTCTGGACGGCGACGACGCCGACACCCTCTCCGGACGCATTTTACAGCAGGAACACCGCATCTATCCCCTGGCCGTGCGGCTTTTCGCCCAGAAACGGCTGGATGTTCGCGGCAGGCGGGTGTTCATCCGGCCCGATCCCCAGGAACCGACCTCCCCACCCTCCCCCCTGATCAACCCCCCCTTGCCAGGTCCGCACTCATGA
- a CDS encoding CDP-alcohol phosphatidyltransferase family protein produces the protein MNLPNALSFLRILAVPGFVWLLVSARVEAAFWLFIAAGLTDALDGYLAKQYNLVTELGSYLDPLADKLLLVAGFITLSYLDWMPLWLTFMVVTRDIIIIGGAIVFLMLTSSLRMEPLWISKVNTFVQIALLTSTLLCMAHDLSEDLLKPLIWITVATTMSSGGMYIMEWTRRATAAERGQSDGES, from the coding sequence GTGAATCTTCCAAACGCCCTATCCTTCTTGCGCATCCTGGCCGTGCCCGGTTTCGTCTGGCTGCTGGTCAGCGCCCGTGTGGAAGCGGCCTTCTGGCTCTTCATCGCCGCCGGTCTGACCGACGCCCTGGACGGCTATCTGGCCAAACAGTACAACCTGGTCACGGAACTGGGTTCCTATCTCGATCCTCTGGCCGACAAACTTCTTCTCGTCGCCGGCTTCATCACCCTCTCCTATCTCGATTGGATGCCTTTGTGGCTCACCTTCATGGTGGTCACCCGGGATATCATCATCATCGGCGGGGCCATCGTCTTCCTGATGCTGACCAGCAGCCTGCGCATGGAGCCTCTCTGGATCAGCAAGGTCAACACCTTCGTACAGATTGCCCTGCTGACCAGCACCCTTCTGTGCATGGCCCACGATCTTTCCGAGGATCTTCTCAAACCGTTGATCTGGATCACCGTGGCCACCACGATGAGTTCCGGCGGGATGTACATCATGGAGTGGACCCGCCGGGCCACGGCGGCGGAGAGGGGGCAAAGCGATGGCGAATCGTGA
- a CDS encoding DUF2066 domain-containing protein, with the protein MGMRKSLRSMVLVLFWTLIFLPGSAARASENLYRVTGIHLSVDQLAVSKKGQDARSEGLQMARRSAWERLLRRLITRQDRETHRARLTEIERDLSALIERLVVRSEKQRGASLDLEVEITFSTTGVKEALTRIGVPHNQTPFPGVLLWVGMREKGDQVTLLESGHPLTALIQAAAAESGMQTVLPLLDMEDMMNLTWPRLHVGDATLLPWAIGRYGVKEILAVAVEVKKAAASGKPGEGAGGAVQLVRLNEQESARSLQGDVPVAKGDERQLQERLAQTAGGLLQAWMDEWIQGHLSAPGQDHAVSIRLVHEHRLARYGEMLTALGRSPGVSQLRVVGLLPREAHLRLQYQGAEERLMEALARLGGTPERSGNELLVRLQP; encoded by the coding sequence ATGGGAATGCGGAAATCGCTGCGTAGCATGGTGCTGGTGCTGTTTTGGACGCTGATTTTCTTGCCGGGTTCGGCGGCTCGGGCAAGCGAGAATCTCTACCGGGTCACGGGCATCCATCTTTCCGTGGATCAGCTCGCCGTTTCCAAAAAAGGGCAGGATGCCCGTTCCGAGGGTTTGCAGATGGCGCGGCGCTCGGCCTGGGAACGTCTGTTGCGCCGTCTGATCACCCGGCAGGATCGGGAGACCCATCGGGCCAGGCTGACCGAGATCGAACGGGATCTTTCCGCACTGATCGAACGCCTGGTGGTGCGCTCCGAAAAGCAGCGCGGCGCCAGTCTCGATCTGGAGGTGGAGATCACCTTTTCCACCACGGGGGTGAAAGAGGCCTTGACCCGAATCGGCGTTCCCCACAACCAGACACCGTTTCCGGGGGTTCTGCTCTGGGTCGGCATGCGGGAGAAGGGGGATCAGGTCACCCTGCTGGAATCCGGACATCCCCTGACGGCGCTTATCCAGGCGGCGGCGGCGGAGAGCGGCATGCAGACGGTGCTGCCTCTCCTGGACATGGAAGACATGATGAACCTCACCTGGCCCCGGTTGCATGTCGGTGACGCCACGTTGCTGCCCTGGGCCATCGGGCGCTACGGGGTCAAAGAGATTCTGGCGGTCGCGGTGGAAGTGAAAAAAGCAGCCGCCTCCGGCAAACCGGGAGAGGGCGCGGGCGGCGCGGTGCAGTTGGTCCGGCTGAACGAACAGGAATCGGCCCGTTCGTTGCAAGGAGATGTTCCGGTGGCCAAAGGGGATGAACGTCAGCTTCAGGAACGTCTGGCCCAAACGGCAGGAGGCCTGCTGCAAGCGTGGATGGATGAATGGATCCAGGGCCACCTCTCCGCTCCGGGACAGGATCACGCCGTGTCGATACGTCTTGTACACGAGCATCGTCTGGCACGATATGGAGAAATGTTGACGGCCTTGGGCCGGTCGCCGGGGGTGTCGCAATTGCGCGTGGTCGGTTTGCTCCCGAGGGAGGCGCACTTGCGCCTGCAGTACCAGGGAGCGGAGGAACGCTTGATGGAGGCACTGGCCCGGTTGGGCGGCACGCCGGAGCGTTCCGGAAACGAACTGCTGGTCAGGTTGCAACCGTGA
- the aroB gene encoding 3-dehydroquinate synthase yields MPILTLDLGQRGYDIHIGSGLLAGLGGWVAPLLKQKRVGIVSNTTVAPLYLARVTAALQNHGLECLPVVLPDGEVHKNWQTLDTLFAELIRHRFERGSTLLALGGGVIGDMTGFAAASFQRGIDFIQIPTTLLAQVDSSVGGKTGINHTLGKNLIGAFHQPRLVVIDVETLTTLPKRQLAAGLAEVIKYGIIWDEGFFALLEERMDHLLALDGEWLGEIIRVSCAIKAEVVRQDEREHGVRALLNLGHTFGHALETLIGYGEILHGEAVAIGMVMAARLGERLGRHGKEEVERMRALMVRAGLPVSAPPLSKEAFFEVMGRDKKVRSGRMRFVVPQGIGRATTEADIPREEVEATLRDFGIV; encoded by the coding sequence ATGCCCATCCTGACCCTTGATCTCGGCCAACGCGGCTACGACATTCATATCGGCTCTGGACTTCTCGCCGGTCTGGGCGGATGGGTGGCTCCCCTGCTCAAACAGAAACGGGTGGGTATCGTCAGCAACACCACCGTGGCCCCCCTCTATCTGGCGCGAGTGACGGCCGCCCTGCAAAATCACGGACTGGAGTGCCTGCCCGTGGTGCTGCCCGACGGCGAGGTCCACAAGAACTGGCAGACCCTCGACACCCTTTTTGCCGAGCTGATCCGGCATCGTTTCGAACGCGGCTCCACCCTGCTGGCTCTGGGTGGCGGGGTGATCGGCGACATGACCGGATTCGCCGCCGCCAGCTTTCAACGCGGCATCGATTTCATTCAGATCCCCACCACTCTGCTGGCTCAGGTGGACTCCTCCGTCGGGGGCAAGACCGGCATCAACCACACCCTGGGCAAGAATCTCATCGGCGCTTTTCACCAGCCGCGGCTGGTGGTGATCGACGTGGAGACCCTGACCACCCTGCCCAAACGGCAGTTGGCGGCGGGTCTGGCGGAAGTCATCAAGTACGGCATTATCTGGGACGAGGGTTTCTTCGCCCTCCTGGAAGAGCGTATGGACCATCTCCTGGCCCTCGACGGCGAGTGGCTCGGCGAGATCATCCGGGTCAGTTGCGCCATCAAAGCGGAGGTGGTGAGGCAGGATGAACGGGAACACGGGGTGCGCGCCCTGCTCAATCTGGGGCACACCTTCGGCCATGCCCTGGAGACCCTGATCGGTTACGGGGAGATCCTGCACGGGGAGGCGGTGGCCATCGGCATGGTCATGGCCGCCCGTCTCGGGGAGCGGCTGGGACGCCATGGCAAGGAGGAGGTGGAGCGCATGCGGGCGCTCATGGTCCGCGCCGGACTGCCCGTCTCCGCGCCGCCCCTTTCCAAAGAGGCCTTTTTCGAAGTCATGGGGCGGGACAAGAAGGTCCGGAGCGGACGCATGCGGTTTGTGGTGCCGCAGGGCATCGGCAGGGCCACCACGGAAGCCGACATCCCCCGCGAGGAGGTGGAAGCCACCTTGCGGGATTTCGGCATCGTCTGA
- a CDS encoding sulfite exporter TauE/SafE family protein, which yields MTYLLAGSLLTGLAAGIIAGLFGVGGGLIVVPALLFLFYLDGIDPVISMHLALGTSLATIVFTNLSATWNHHRRGSVNWTMVAHFTPGVLLGAVFGSHIAALMAAFALKTLFGIFEIAVGLKMIQPVKPDSREVHGTLQPTTQTLIGVGIGALSTLFGIGGGTLSVPALTLLAGRPILEAVGTSSAIGIGLALVGTSGFIYEGWNHTALPPQAMGFVVPHAFLGIVMGSLITTPLGVRLAHHLDPVMLRRWFGLLLGVVGLKLLLP from the coding sequence ATGACCTACCTGTTGGCGGGTTCCCTGCTCACGGGTCTGGCCGCCGGCATCATCGCGGGCCTCTTCGGCGTGGGTGGCGGACTGATCGTGGTTCCGGCCCTGCTCTTCCTCTTCTACCTGGATGGTATCGATCCGGTCATCTCCATGCATCTGGCCCTCGGCACCTCCCTGGCCACCATCGTCTTCACCAACCTCTCCGCCACCTGGAACCATCATCGGCGCGGCAGCGTCAACTGGACCATGGTGGCTCATTTCACCCCCGGCGTATTGCTCGGAGCCGTTTTCGGTTCTCATATCGCCGCCCTCATGGCAGCCTTCGCCCTGAAAACCCTGTTCGGTATCTTCGAAATCGCCGTGGGTCTGAAAATGATTCAGCCCGTCAAGCCCGACAGCCGGGAGGTCCACGGCACCCTGCAACCCACCACGCAAACCCTGATCGGAGTGGGCATCGGCGCTTTGAGCACTCTCTTCGGCATCGGCGGCGGAACCCTTTCGGTCCCCGCCCTCACCTTATTGGCGGGCCGCCCCATACTGGAAGCGGTGGGAACCTCCTCGGCCATCGGCATCGGTCTGGCCCTGGTGGGCACCTCCGGCTTCATCTACGAAGGCTGGAACCATACCGCCCTGCCCCCCCAGGCCATGGGCTTCGTGGTACCCCACGCCTTTCTGGGCATCGTCATGGGCTCCCTGATCACCACCCCTCTGGGTGTGCGACTGGCCCACCATCTCGATCCCGTGATGTTGCGACGCTGGTTCGGCCTGCTGCTGGGCGTCGTCGGCCTCAAACTCCTTCTGCCTTGA
- the purM gene encoding phosphoribosylformylglycinamidine cyclo-ligase — protein sequence MSMLHDETKPSITYKDAGVDIDAGNRLVRMIRASVESTRRPEVLTGIGGFGSLFAPDLSTCRNPVLVSTTDGVGTKLKLAFLMEKHDTVGIDLVAMSVNDLLVMGAQPLFFLDYFATGKLDTDIAATVISGIAEGCRQAGCALVGGETAEMPDFYGPNEYDLAGFAVGLVDREQVVTGELIRPGDVVLGLASSGPHSNGYSLIRRVVLGAGGPGLDAPFGDGTLGEALLTPTRIYVKPVLSLLKKVPVHGMVHITGGGFWDNIPRVLPDSCRVAIQHDAWRRPALFDLLQGLGNISDHEMLRTFNCGIGFILVVPREAVREAMEHLMACGETPFRLGEVEHREENGEPVVLR from the coding sequence ATGTCCATGCTCCACGACGAGACCAAACCCTCCATCACCTACAAGGATGCCGGGGTTGACATCGATGCCGGCAACCGGCTGGTACGGATGATCCGGGCTTCCGTGGAATCCACCCGCCGACCCGAGGTTCTGACCGGGATCGGCGGTTTCGGCTCCCTTTTCGCCCCCGATCTCTCCACCTGCCGCAATCCCGTGCTGGTCTCCACCACCGATGGGGTGGGCACCAAACTCAAGCTGGCCTTTCTGATGGAGAAACACGACACCGTGGGCATCGATCTGGTGGCCATGTCGGTCAACGACCTGCTGGTCATGGGGGCGCAACCCCTCTTTTTCCTCGACTACTTCGCCACCGGAAAACTCGATACCGACATCGCCGCAACGGTGATTTCGGGTATCGCCGAAGGCTGTCGTCAGGCCGGATGCGCCCTGGTCGGCGGGGAGACTGCGGAAATGCCCGACTTCTACGGTCCCAACGAATACGACCTGGCCGGCTTCGCTGTCGGTCTGGTGGACCGGGAACAGGTGGTGACGGGAGAGCTTATCCGTCCCGGCGACGTGGTGCTGGGACTGGCCTCCTCCGGCCCCCATTCCAACGGCTACTCCCTGATCCGCCGGGTGGTCCTGGGAGCAGGGGGGCCGGGACTGGACGCCCCTTTCGGCGACGGCACCCTGGGAGAGGCCCTGCTGACCCCCACCCGCATCTACGTCAAACCGGTTCTCTCCCTGCTGAAGAAAGTACCGGTTCACGGCATGGTTCACATCACCGGGGGCGGTTTCTGGGACAACATTCCCCGGGTGCTGCCCGACTCCTGCCGCGTGGCCATCCAACACGACGCCTGGAGGCGTCCCGCCCTCTTCGATCTGCTGCAAGGTCTCGGCAACATCTCCGACCACGAAATGCTGCGCACCTTCAACTGCGGCATCGGTTTCATTCTCGTGGTGCCACGGGAGGCGGTGAGGGAGGCCATGGAACACCTGATGGCCTGCGGCGAAACCCCCTTCCGCCTCGGCGAGGTGGAACATCGGGAAGAGAATGGCGAACCGGTGGTTCTGCGATGA
- a CDS encoding transcriptional repressor, translating to MNAAATLPEQPFPAPGHDHEECMRDLLTHARELCLKQGAELTPHRRQVLEILASSHQALGAYDILGRMGGHQRRLAPMVVYRALDFLMGLGLVHRLAGRSAYFACRRSHAEGEVQYWICQRCLVVAETAADSIAGAFPGVAEGLGFRVERVNIEIEGECPQCRAS from the coding sequence ATGAACGCTGCCGCAACGCTCCCGGAGCAGCCTTTTCCGGCTCCCGGTCACGATCATGAGGAGTGCATGCGTGATCTGCTGACCCACGCCCGGGAGTTGTGTTTGAAACAGGGGGCGGAGCTGACGCCCCATCGTCGGCAGGTATTGGAGATTCTGGCCTCCAGCCATCAGGCTCTGGGGGCGTATGACATTCTGGGACGCATGGGGGGCCATCAGCGTCGTCTGGCGCCGATGGTGGTTTATCGGGCCCTGGATTTCCTCATGGGGTTGGGGTTGGTGCATCGTCTGGCAGGACGCAGCGCCTATTTCGCCTGTCGCCGTTCCCATGCCGAGGGGGAGGTTCAGTACTGGATCTGCCAGCGTTGTCTGGTGGTGGCGGAGACGGCAGCGGACAGCATTGCCGGCGCTTTTCCGGGGGTGGCGGAAGGATTGGGTTTTCGGGTGGAGCGGGTCAATATCGAGATCGAGGGGGAGTGTCCGCAGTGTCGGGCCTCGTAG